A region from the Pseudonocardia petroleophila genome encodes:
- a CDS encoding LolA family protein yields the protein MGTGRWTTGRTAAAGIAVAGVVGLGLLAAPAGAGAAPELPPVTPEDLVASVLTADPDAFAGTVELDNSLGLPALPGVPQAGDGTSTARIWSDGDGGGRVQLPTSDGEKTLVSDGTTFWAYDSQDRTVTQGAHEDRPAAPDAADMTDPTAAATEAIRTLQTSSVVTVDGTAEVAGRPAYELVLTPAPSERTLLREVRIAVDAEQRVPLRMTVLATGSSDPALQVGFTELAFGAQDPALFTFTPPPGATVVEPGSDRPDGAPEGRPDGAAAPSVVGDGWDSVVLTTVPAVPDGPDGEGLDVRSFGTPVSGPWGSGTLISTAVATAILTDDGRVAAGAVPEQVLTEALSR from the coding sequence ATGGGAACCGGACGATGGACGACGGGCCGCACGGCGGCCGCGGGGATCGCGGTGGCGGGTGTGGTCGGACTCGGGCTGCTGGCCGCACCGGCCGGCGCGGGGGCGGCGCCGGAGCTGCCGCCCGTCACCCCGGAGGACCTGGTGGCCTCCGTGCTGACGGCCGACCCGGACGCGTTCGCCGGCACGGTCGAGCTGGACAACTCCCTCGGCCTGCCCGCGCTGCCCGGCGTGCCCCAGGCGGGCGACGGCACCAGCACCGCCCGGATCTGGTCCGACGGCGACGGCGGCGGCCGCGTGCAGCTGCCCACCTCCGACGGCGAGAAGACGCTCGTCTCCGACGGCACCACGTTCTGGGCCTACGACTCGCAGGACCGCACCGTCACGCAGGGCGCCCACGAGGACCGCCCCGCCGCACCCGACGCGGCCGACATGACCGACCCCACCGCCGCGGCCACCGAGGCGATCCGGACGCTGCAGACCAGCAGCGTCGTCACCGTGGACGGCACGGCCGAGGTCGCCGGCCGCCCCGCCTACGAGCTGGTGCTCACCCCCGCCCCGTCCGAGCGGACGCTGCTGCGCGAGGTCCGCATCGCCGTCGACGCCGAGCAGCGCGTGCCGCTGCGGATGACCGTGCTGGCCACGGGCTCCTCCGACCCGGCGCTGCAGGTCGGGTTCACCGAGCTGGCGTTCGGGGCGCAGGACCCGGCGCTGTTCACGTTCACCCCGCCGCCCGGTGCCACCGTGGTGGAGCCGGGCTCCGACCGCCCCGACGGCGCACCGGAGGGCCGCCCCGACGGCGCGGCCGCCCCGAGCGTCGTCGGCGACGGGTGGGACTCCGTCGTGCTGACGACCGTGCCGGCCGTCCCCGACGGCCCCGACGGCGAGGGCCTGGACGTCCGCTCGTTCGGCACCCCCGTCAGCGGCCCGTGGGGCAGCGGCACGCTGATCAGCACGGCCGTGGCCACCGCGATCCTCACCGACGACGGCCGCGTCGCCGCCGGTGCCGTTCCCGAGCAGGTGCTGACCGAGGCCCTGTCCCGGTGA
- a CDS encoding ABC transporter ATP-binding protein, producing MSSPSTLTAATSPPPAAVSPLAARAVGLRKAFGSTVAVDGIDLDVPAGSVLGMLGPNGSGKTTLIRMLLGLTRADSGTAELLGHPIPDDAARALPHVGALVEGPGFHPFLSGRDNLLRVAATEPLLGSREAAAAVDAALDRVGLSAAAGRRFRGYSLGMKQRLGLAGALLLPRRLVVLDEPTNGLDPAGTRDVRRIIAELHAAGSTVIVSSHLLAEVEATCTHVAVLQSGSLVAAGELAALLESGTGGLDVVTADVDLALDTLRAAGVPAYAAPGDEPGVVVGEDGPPTAETIALLVRAGVAVQEARRRRARLEELFARLTERGSSE from the coding sequence GTGAGCTCCCCCTCGACGCTGACCGCGGCGACGTCCCCTCCGCCCGCCGCGGTCAGCCCCCTCGCCGCCCGCGCGGTGGGGCTGCGCAAGGCGTTCGGCTCCACGGTCGCGGTCGACGGCATCGACCTCGACGTCCCCGCCGGCTCCGTGCTGGGCATGCTCGGCCCGAACGGATCGGGCAAGACCACGCTGATCCGGATGCTGCTCGGGCTCACCCGCGCCGACTCCGGCACCGCCGAGCTGCTCGGCCACCCGATCCCCGACGACGCCGCCCGCGCGCTGCCGCACGTCGGCGCGCTCGTGGAGGGTCCGGGCTTCCACCCGTTCCTCTCCGGCCGCGACAACCTGCTGCGCGTGGCGGCCACCGAGCCGCTGCTGGGGTCGCGGGAGGCGGCCGCGGCCGTCGACGCCGCGCTGGACCGCGTCGGCCTGTCGGCCGCGGCGGGCCGCCGCTTCCGCGGCTACTCCCTCGGCATGAAGCAGCGGCTGGGGCTGGCCGGCGCGCTGCTGCTGCCGCGCCGCCTCGTCGTCCTGGACGAGCCGACCAACGGCCTCGACCCCGCCGGCACCCGCGACGTCCGGCGGATCATCGCCGAGCTGCACGCCGCCGGGTCGACGGTGATCGTGTCCTCGCACCTGCTCGCCGAGGTCGAGGCCACGTGCACGCACGTCGCGGTCCTGCAGTCCGGGTCGCTGGTGGCCGCGGGCGAGCTCGCCGCCCTGCTGGAGTCCGGCACCGGCGGGCTCGACGTCGTCACCGCGGACGTCGACCTCGCGCTCGACACCCTGCGCGCCGCGGGCGTCCCGGCCTACGCCGCGCCCGGGGACGAACCCGGCGTCGTCGTCGGCGAGGACGGCCCGCCCACCGCCGAGACGATCGCGCTGCTCGTGCGCGCGGGCGTCGCGGTGCAGGAGGCCCGGCGCCGCCGGGCGCGCCTGGAGGAGCTGTTCGCGCGGCTGACCGAACGGGGTTCGTCGGAATGA
- a CDS encoding ABC transporter permease subunit — protein sequence MSTATEGAPAVDAPRTDDPPRTAPLGRLLGAELRWVLRRPRTLVGLGLFALIPILISIGVAVAGSTGRGPGLITAIGGNGLVLPIAAMTLSLALLLPLAVSMAAADAIAGESAHGTLRGLLLSPVSRLRLVAMKAFGVLVVATLATLVVAVVGVVAGLVVVGGAEGQLVTLSGTAVGLGDALLRVGLVVVWVVGQLAAVGAVALAVSAVTEHPLVVLASVLGGLIVFGVLAAIPALEWLGPWLLTSGWGAGADALRDPLPLDGMIESSLRALCYVAVGMGLTTYRMLRRDA from the coding sequence ATGAGCACCGCCACCGAGGGGGCCCCCGCCGTGGACGCCCCCCGCACGGACGATCCGCCCCGCACCGCACCGCTGGGCCGGCTGCTCGGCGCCGAGCTGCGCTGGGTGCTGCGCCGCCCGCGCACGCTCGTCGGGCTCGGGCTGTTCGCCCTGATCCCGATCCTCATCTCGATCGGCGTCGCCGTCGCGGGGTCCACCGGGCGCGGACCCGGGCTGATCACCGCGATCGGCGGCAACGGGCTCGTCCTCCCGATCGCGGCGATGACGCTGTCGCTCGCGCTGCTGCTCCCGCTGGCGGTCTCGATGGCCGCGGCCGACGCGATCGCCGGGGAGAGCGCGCACGGCACGCTGCGCGGGCTGCTGCTCTCCCCCGTGTCGCGGCTGCGGCTGGTCGCGATGAAGGCGTTCGGGGTGCTCGTCGTCGCCACGCTGGCCACGCTGGTGGTCGCGGTCGTCGGCGTGGTGGCCGGGCTCGTCGTGGTGGGCGGGGCCGAGGGCCAGCTCGTGACGCTGTCGGGCACCGCGGTCGGCCTGGGCGACGCGCTGCTGCGGGTCGGGCTCGTCGTCGTCTGGGTGGTGGGGCAGCTCGCGGCGGTGGGGGCGGTGGCGCTGGCCGTCTCCGCGGTCACCGAGCACCCGCTCGTCGTGCTGGCCTCGGTGCTGGGCGGACTGATCGTGTTCGGCGTGCTGGCCGCCATCCCGGCGCTGGAGTGGCTCGGGCCCTGGTTGCTGACCAGCGGCTGGGGCGCCGGGGCCGACGCCCTGCGCGACCCCCTCCCGCTCGACGGCATGATCGAGAGCTCCCTGCGGGCGCTGTGCTACGTCGCCGTCGGGATGGGCCTGACCACCTACCGGATGCTCCGCCGCGACGCCTGA
- a CDS encoding TspO/MBR family protein, with product MSTYTRPSLPTAAVGLAAFGVAAAAAAAVGGLAAASAADQYGALVQPAWAPPAWLFGPVWTVLYVTIAVAGWLVWRTAGWSGARTALSVFAAQLVLNALWTPLFFGAGLFGVAFVEIVLLWLTIVATIVLFARHSRLAAGLLVPYLAWVTFASALNLAIWVLN from the coding sequence GTGAGCACATACACGCGCCCGTCCCTGCCCACCGCCGCCGTCGGGCTGGCCGCCTTCGGGGTCGCCGCCGCCGCGGCCGCCGCCGTCGGGGGCCTCGCCGCGGCCTCGGCCGCCGACCAGTACGGCGCGCTCGTGCAGCCCGCGTGGGCGCCGCCCGCGTGGCTGTTCGGCCCGGTCTGGACCGTCCTCTACGTGACGATCGCCGTCGCCGGATGGCTGGTCTGGCGCACGGCGGGCTGGAGCGGGGCGCGCACGGCACTGTCGGTGTTCGCCGCGCAGCTCGTCCTCAACGCGCTGTGGACGCCGCTGTTCTTCGGCGCCGGGCTGTTCGGGGTGGCGTTCGTCGAGATCGTGCTGCTCTGGCTGACGATCGTCGCGACCATCGTGCTGTTCGCCCGCCACAGCCGCCTCGCGGCGGGCCTCCTGGTGCCGTATCTGGCCTGGGTCACGTTCGCCTCGGCCCTGAACCTCGCCATCTGGGTCCTCAACTAG
- the ppk2 gene encoding polyphosphate kinase 2: MSRLPRIPYETELLRLQGELVQMQEWVRTTGTRLVVVFEGRDAAGKGGAIKRVAEYLNPRICRIVALPAPSERERTQWYFQRYTEHLPAAGEIVLLDRSWYNRAGVERVMGFCTPDEHARFLRQAPVFEELLVEDGILLRKYWFSVSDGEQERRFRGRMKDPMRQWKLSPMDLESITRWEDYSRAKDEMFAHTDTPTSPWFVVEAEDKRRARINMIAHLLGSVPWQPVDGRKLKLPKRPPQRGYVRPPRERFHEVPDHAATLVTGGTG, translated from the coding sequence ATGAGCCGGCTCCCGCGCATCCCCTACGAGACCGAGCTGCTGCGCCTGCAGGGCGAGCTGGTCCAGATGCAGGAGTGGGTGCGCACCACCGGGACCCGGCTCGTCGTGGTGTTCGAGGGGCGCGACGCCGCGGGCAAGGGTGGCGCGATCAAGCGCGTCGCGGAGTACCTCAACCCGCGCATCTGCCGGATCGTGGCGCTGCCCGCGCCCTCGGAGCGCGAGCGCACGCAGTGGTACTTCCAGCGCTACACCGAGCACCTGCCCGCGGCCGGGGAGATCGTGCTGCTCGACCGCAGCTGGTACAACCGCGCCGGCGTCGAGCGGGTGATGGGGTTCTGCACCCCCGACGAGCACGCGCGCTTCCTGCGCCAGGCCCCGGTGTTCGAGGAGCTGCTGGTCGAGGACGGGATCCTGCTGCGCAAGTACTGGTTCTCCGTCAGCGACGGCGAGCAGGAGCGGCGCTTCCGGGGCCGGATGAAGGACCCGATGCGGCAGTGGAAGCTCTCGCCGATGGACCTCGAGTCGATCACGCGGTGGGAGGACTACTCCCGCGCCAAGGACGAGATGTTCGCCCACACCGACACCCCGACGTCGCCGTGGTTCGTCGTGGAGGCCGAGGACAAGCGCCGCGCGCGGATCAACATGATCGCGCACCTGCTCGGCAGCGTGCCGTGGCAGCCGGTCGACGGCCGCAAGCTCAAGCTCCCGAAGCGGCCGCCGCAGCGCGGCTACGTGCGCCCACCGCGGGAGCGCTTCCACGAGGTGCCCGACCACGCCGCGACGCTGGTCACCGGCGGGACCGGATGA
- a CDS encoding PP2C family protein-serine/threonine phosphatase, which yields MSRRTMLGRIDAAAPVDAIDVAESELGDVIGARDVNLLIADYSGRYVVRFDRSSWARAGTRRRGEEVAETIELSGTVYEKVLRAQVVDVREHHGGVVVTVPVTVRGDAIGVLELWLPEAPGDAALTEIDEVAQAFGYVVVANRRYTDLFEWGQRTAPFTLAAEIQRRLLPDAFSLDAAAFSLAAWLEPASTVGGDSFDYALDRDTLHLSITDAVGNDVRAALLATVLVSSLRNGRRRNLDLQGQVDTANDALAAHSPVGEFVTGQVARIDLATGRTTVVNAGHPFPILLRDGRVSEVELAIDLPFGIYPGSRHGVQELQLRPGDRLLFVTDGVLDRNSAHVDVPAVLGATVDLHPREVVRALSDSVIEATGGDLKDDSTVLCLDWRG from the coding sequence ATGAGCCGCCGGACCATGCTGGGCCGGATCGACGCGGCCGCCCCCGTCGACGCGATCGACGTGGCCGAGAGCGAGCTCGGCGACGTGATCGGCGCCCGCGACGTCAACCTGCTCATCGCCGACTACTCCGGCCGGTACGTGGTGCGCTTCGACCGGTCGAGCTGGGCCCGCGCCGGGACGCGCCGTCGCGGCGAGGAGGTCGCGGAGACCATCGAGCTGTCCGGCACCGTCTACGAGAAGGTGCTGCGCGCGCAGGTCGTCGACGTGCGGGAGCACCACGGCGGCGTCGTGGTGACGGTGCCGGTCACCGTCCGCGGGGACGCGATCGGCGTGCTGGAGCTGTGGCTCCCCGAGGCGCCCGGCGACGCGGCGCTCACCGAGATCGACGAGGTGGCGCAGGCGTTCGGGTACGTCGTGGTGGCCAACCGCCGCTACACCGACCTGTTCGAGTGGGGCCAGCGCACCGCGCCGTTCACCCTCGCCGCGGAGATCCAGCGGCGCCTGCTGCCCGACGCGTTCAGCCTCGACGCCGCCGCCTTCAGCCTCGCCGCGTGGCTGGAGCCGGCGAGCACGGTCGGCGGCGACTCGTTCGACTACGCGCTCGACCGCGACACCCTGCACCTGTCGATCACCGACGCCGTCGGCAACGACGTGCGCGCCGCGCTGCTCGCCACCGTGCTCGTCAGCAGCCTGCGCAACGGCCGGCGGCGCAACCTCGACCTGCAGGGCCAGGTCGACACGGCCAACGACGCGCTCGCCGCGCACTCCCCCGTCGGCGAGTTCGTGACCGGCCAGGTGGCCCGGATCGACCTCGCGACGGGCCGCACCACCGTCGTCAACGCCGGGCACCCGTTCCCGATCCTGCTGCGCGACGGGCGGGTGTCGGAGGTGGAGCTCGCCATCGACCTGCCCTTCGGGATCTACCCCGGCTCCCGCCACGGCGTCCAGGAGCTGCAGCTGCGGCCGGGCGACCGGCTGCTGTTCGTCACCGACGGCGTGCTCGACCGCAACAGCGCCCACGTCGACGTGCCCGCGGTGCTCGGGGCGACCGTGGACCTGCACCCGCGCGAGGTGGTGCGCGCGCTCAGCGACTCGGTGATCGAGGCGACCGGCGGCGACCTGAAGGACGACTCGACGGTGCTGTGCCTGGACTGGCGCGGTTGA
- a CDS encoding ArsR/SmtB family transcription factor: protein MDAVFKAIGDPTRRAVLDELVDRDGQTLFEICSRLTMKHGLTSSRQAISQHLAVLEEAGLVTTRREGRYKFHHLDTTPLRSILERWPIREQP, encoded by the coding sequence GTGGACGCCGTCTTCAAGGCCATCGGCGACCCGACCAGGCGGGCCGTCCTCGACGAGCTCGTCGACCGCGACGGCCAGACGCTGTTCGAGATCTGCTCGCGTCTGACGATGAAGCACGGCCTCACGTCGTCGCGGCAGGCGATCTCCCAGCACCTCGCGGTGCTGGAGGAGGCCGGACTGGTCACGACCCGGCGCGAGGGCCGCTACAAGTTCCACCACCTCGACACCACCCCGCTGCGCTCGATCCTCGAGCGCTGGCCGATCCGGGAGCAGCCATGA
- a CDS encoding VOC family protein: MIRINITSVFVDDQAKALAFYTDVLGFVKKNDVPMGPHRWLTVVSPEQPDGVELLLEPSEHPAAAPFKEALVADGIPFTSFAVDDVRAEFARLTAAGVRFVQEPVDMGPVTVATLDDTCGNLIQIATMNG, translated from the coding sequence ATGATCCGCATCAACATCACCAGCGTGTTCGTCGACGACCAGGCCAAGGCCCTCGCCTTCTACACCGACGTGCTGGGCTTCGTGAAGAAGAACGACGTGCCGATGGGCCCGCACCGCTGGCTCACGGTCGTCTCCCCGGAGCAGCCCGATGGCGTCGAGCTGCTGCTGGAGCCCTCCGAGCACCCGGCCGCCGCCCCGTTCAAGGAGGCGCTCGTGGCCGACGGCATCCCCTTCACCTCCTTCGCCGTCGACGACGTGCGCGCGGAGTTCGCGCGCCTCACCGCCGCGGGCGTGCGGTTCGTCCAGGAACCGGTCGACATGGGCCCGGTCACCGTCGCGACGCTGGACGACACCTGCGGCAACCTCATCCAGATCGCGACCATGAACGGGTGA
- a CDS encoding mechanosensitive ion channel family protein, with amino-acid sequence MPAWLENAVSTVATFVPQLALFLVILVVGWIVARVLRKVVDALLERVRFDAAVQRGGIGSAMENSKYDASDLVAMLVYYAVLLITFQLAFGIFGANPVSQLLTDIVAFLPRIAVAIIIVVIASAVAAAVKDLVTGVLGGLSYGRVLGTVASVFVIGLGVIAALSQIGVAIAVTLPVLITVLATVGGILVVGVGGGLIGPMRGRWEKWLAAAEQEATAVRTPEPVAPASNGAPTPEAAARN; translated from the coding sequence ATGCCCGCATGGCTCGAGAACGCCGTCTCCACCGTGGCGACGTTCGTCCCCCAGCTCGCCCTGTTCCTGGTCATCCTGGTCGTCGGGTGGATCGTCGCCCGCGTGCTCCGCAAGGTGGTCGACGCACTGCTGGAGCGCGTGCGCTTCGACGCCGCCGTGCAGCGCGGCGGCATCGGGAGCGCGATGGAGAACTCGAAGTACGACGCGAGCGACCTGGTCGCGATGCTCGTCTACTACGCGGTCCTGCTCATCACGTTCCAGCTGGCGTTCGGGATCTTCGGCGCCAACCCGGTGAGCCAGCTGCTCACCGACATCGTCGCGTTCCTGCCGCGGATCGCCGTCGCGATCATCATCGTCGTGATCGCCTCGGCCGTCGCCGCCGCGGTGAAGGACCTGGTCACCGGCGTCCTCGGCGGCCTGTCCTACGGCCGGGTGCTCGGCACCGTCGCGTCGGTGTTCGTGATCGGCCTCGGCGTGATCGCCGCGCTCAGCCAGATCGGCGTCGCCATCGCCGTGACGCTGCCGGTGCTGATCACCGTGCTCGCGACCGTCGGCGGGATCCTGGTCGTCGGCGTCGGCGGGGGCCTCATCGGCCCGATGCGCGGCCGCTGGGAGAAGTGGCTGGCCGCCGCGGAGCAGGAGGCGACGGCCGTCCGGACGCCGGAGCCGGTGGCGCCCGCCTCGAACGGCGCCCCGACGCCGGAGGCCGCGGCGCGCAACTGA
- a CDS encoding 3-deoxy-7-phosphoheptulonate synthase — MLTVPALDAHRTTRVSPLISPSLLRHDLPVSETVADTVTRARAQVVDVLDGLDDRLLVVVGPCSIHDPEAGLDYAHRLAGHAARHEDELRIVMRTYFEKPRSTVGWKGLINDPHLDGTFDVNAGLRTARRLLLEISALGLPVGCEFLDPITPQYLADVVSWGSIGARTAASQVHRQLCSGLSMPVGIKNGTDGDVQVAVDGVGAAAASHVFMGINPDGLAALVTTAGNPDCHVILRGGSVGPNHDAGSVAGAMERMRKAGLPERVIVDASHGNSGKDHVRQAGVAREVAARIADGERGVVGVMLESFLVGGRQELGPDMTYGRSVTDACMGWDTTADVLDDLAAAVAARRGRAPVAG; from the coding sequence GTGCTCACCGTTCCCGCACTCGACGCGCACCGCACCACCCGCGTCAGCCCGCTCATCTCGCCGTCGCTGCTGCGTCACGACCTGCCGGTCTCCGAGACCGTCGCCGACACCGTGACCCGGGCCCGCGCCCAGGTCGTCGACGTCCTCGACGGGCTCGACGACCGCCTGCTCGTCGTCGTCGGCCCGTGCTCGATCCACGACCCCGAGGCCGGGCTCGACTACGCCCACCGCCTCGCCGGCCACGCCGCGCGCCACGAGGACGAGCTGCGGATCGTCATGCGCACCTACTTCGAGAAGCCGCGCTCCACCGTCGGGTGGAAGGGGCTGATCAACGACCCGCACCTCGACGGCACCTTCGACGTCAACGCCGGTCTGCGCACGGCCCGCCGCCTGCTCCTCGAGATCTCCGCGCTGGGCCTGCCGGTGGGCTGCGAGTTCCTCGACCCGATCACGCCGCAGTACCTCGCCGACGTCGTGAGCTGGGGGTCGATCGGTGCGCGGACGGCGGCGAGCCAGGTCCACCGCCAGCTGTGCAGCGGGCTGTCGATGCCGGTGGGGATCAAGAACGGCACGGACGGGGACGTGCAGGTCGCCGTCGACGGGGTGGGCGCGGCGGCCGCGAGCCACGTGTTCATGGGCATCAACCCCGACGGCCTCGCCGCGCTCGTCACGACCGCGGGCAACCCCGACTGCCACGTCATCCTGCGCGGCGGGTCCGTTGGGCCCAACCACGACGCCGGGTCCGTGGCCGGGGCGATGGAACGGATGCGGAAGGCCGGGCTGCCCGAGCGGGTGATCGTCGACGCGAGCCACGGCAACAGCGGCAAGGACCACGTGCGGCAGGCCGGGGTGGCGCGCGAGGTCGCCGCCCGGATCGCCGACGGCGAGCGCGGCGTCGTCGGCGTGATGCTGGAGAGCTTCCTCGTCGGTGGGCGCCAGGAGCTCGGGCCCGACATGACCTACGGGCGGTCCGTCACCGACGCGTGCATGGGCTGGGACACCACCGCCGACGTCCTCGACGACCTGGCGGCCGCGGTGGCCGCCCGCCGGGGCCGCGCGCCCGTCGCGGGATGA
- a CDS encoding class F sortase, giving the protein MRSGSPGQRWWVGLAVGSVLLAALVTVPWLLTRPAPQAGGAAPVGAAPAATGVVAPGPDVPVSRPVSLDIPAIELARSPLGELGLNPDGTVEVPVDFATAGWFDLGPTPGQVGASVLLGHVDSTTGPAVFFRLRSLEAGDLVEVGLADGTVARFAVGSVETYPKAEFPARRVYTSVGSRDLRLVTCGGEFDPVSRSYESNVVVYATLVDTVPA; this is encoded by the coding sequence GTGAGGAGCGGGTCGCCGGGGCAGCGGTGGTGGGTCGGCCTCGCGGTCGGGTCCGTCCTGCTCGCCGCCCTCGTCACCGTTCCCTGGCTCCTGACCCGACCGGCGCCGCAGGCCGGGGGAGCGGCGCCGGTGGGGGCCGCCCCGGCGGCCACCGGGGTCGTCGCGCCCGGCCCGGACGTGCCGGTGTCGCGGCCCGTCAGCCTCGACATCCCGGCGATCGAGCTGGCCCGCTCCCCGCTGGGGGAGCTGGGGCTCAACCCCGACGGGACCGTCGAGGTCCCGGTCGACTTCGCCACGGCGGGGTGGTTCGACCTCGGGCCCACGCCGGGGCAGGTCGGGGCCTCCGTCCTCCTCGGGCACGTCGACTCGACCACCGGTCCCGCCGTGTTCTTCCGCCTGCGCTCCCTGGAGGCGGGCGACCTGGTGGAGGTCGGTCTGGCCGACGGGACGGTGGCGCGGTTCGCCGTCGGCTCGGTCGAGACGTACCCGAAGGCCGAGTTCCCGGCCCGGCGGGTCTACACCTCCGTCGGGTCCCGGGACCTGCGGCTGGTCACCTGCGGCGGCGAGTTCGACCCGGTGTCGCGCAGCTACGAGTCCAACGTGGTCGTCTACGCGACCCTCGTCGACACCGTCCCGGCGTGA
- a CDS encoding ice-binding family protein, producing MTRPVPPSGTRRTRIGAALTATTALLVTSLMLLAAGTAQAATSVPLGTAASFAVLAGSTVTNTGPTQVSGDLGLSPGSAVTGFPPGLVSGGTQQVANSVALQAQSDLTIAYDNAAGQPRDAASGTELGGQTFVAGVYGDAGPLGLTGTVTLDAQGDSGAVFIFQAGSTLITASNSTVALINGADACNVFWQVGSSATLGTDTDFRGTVLALTSITARTGSTVQGRLLARNGAVTLDDNVINRLGCAATPAPPTTTPPTTTTTAPPTTTTAPPTTTTTAPPTTTTTAPTTTTTAPSTTTTAPPTTTTPGNPGNPGNPGNPGSPGNPGNPGNPGNPGNPGNPGNPGNPGNPGNPGNPGNPGNPGNPGNPGNPGNPGNPGNPGNPGNPGNPGNPGNPGNPGNPGNPGNPGNPGNPGNPGNPGNPGNPGNPGNPGSPGGPANPDSPDAPDSPSDNGGTGDDSGTGDDSGTGDNGGDNGGTGDDGGTGDDSGTGDDSGTGDAVTGNGAGGTTPAVVPRGYPATGAGGAADHPLVWLLAGGLALGASTATVLQVRRRRNVR from the coding sequence ATGACCCGACCCGTGCCCCCCTCGGGCACGAGACGCACCCGGATCGGGGCCGCCCTCACGGCCACGACCGCCCTGCTCGTGACCTCCCTGATGCTGCTGGCCGCGGGCACCGCGCAGGCCGCGACCTCGGTGCCGCTGGGCACCGCGGCGAGCTTCGCCGTGCTCGCGGGCTCGACGGTGACCAACACCGGGCCGACCCAGGTGTCCGGTGACCTCGGCCTCAGCCCCGGTTCGGCCGTGACCGGGTTCCCGCCCGGTCTGGTCAGCGGCGGCACGCAGCAGGTCGCCAACTCCGTCGCGCTGCAGGCGCAGTCGGACCTGACGATCGCCTACGACAACGCGGCGGGCCAGCCGCGCGACGCCGCGTCGGGCACCGAACTCGGCGGGCAGACGTTCGTCGCGGGTGTGTACGGCGACGCCGGGCCGCTCGGCCTGACCGGCACCGTCACCCTCGACGCCCAGGGCGACTCCGGCGCGGTGTTCATCTTCCAGGCCGGTTCCACGCTGATCACCGCGTCGAACAGCACGGTCGCCCTGATCAACGGCGCCGACGCGTGCAACGTCTTCTGGCAGGTCGGCAGCTCCGCGACGCTCGGCACGGACACGGACTTCCGCGGCACCGTCCTCGCGCTGACCTCGATCACCGCCCGGACCGGGAGCACGGTGCAGGGCCGCCTCCTGGCCCGCAACGGCGCCGTGACGCTGGACGACAACGTGATCAACCGGCTGGGCTGCGCCGCGACCCCGGCCCCGCCGACGACCACGCCCCCGACCACCACGACGACGGCCCCGCCGACCACGACGACCGCGCCGCCGACGACGACCACGACCGCGCCGCCGACGACCACGACGACGGCTCCGACGACCACGACGACGGCTCCGTCGACGACGACCACTGCGCCGCCGACGACCACGACGCCGGGCAACCCCGGTAATCCGGGCAACCCCGGGAACCCAGGCAGCCCCGGTAACCCGGGCAACCCTGGGAACCCGGGCAACCCCGGTAACCCGGGCAACCCTGGGAACCCGGGCAACCCCGGCAACCCCGGTAACCCCGGCAACCCTGGGAACCCGGGCAACCCCGGTAACCCGGGCAACCCTGGGAACCCGGGCAACCCCGGCAACCCCGGCAACCCGGGCAACCCCGGCAACCCGGGCAACCCCGGTAACCCGGGCAACCCCGGCAACCCCGGCAACCCGGGCAACCCCGGCAACCCGGGCAACCCCGGTAACCCGGGCAACCCCGGTAACCCGGGCAACCCCGGTAACCCGGGCAACCCCGGTAACCCGGGCAGCCCCGGTGGTCCTGCCAACCCCGACAGCCCTGATGCACCGGACTCGCCCAGCGACAACGGCGGAACCGGCGACGACAGCGGGACCGGCGACGACAGCGGGACCGGCGACAACGGCGGCGACAACGGCGGGACCGGCGACGACGGCGGGACCGGCGACGACAGCGGGACCGGCGACGACAGCGGGACCGGCGACGCCGTGACCGGCAACGGCGCCGGCGGCACCACCCCCGCCGTCGTCCCGCGGGGCTACCCCGCGACCGGTGCGGGCGGCGCGGCGGATCACCCCCTCGTGTGGCTGCTGGCCGGTGGGCTCGCCCTCGGCGCCTCCACCGCGACGGTCCTGCAGGTCCGGCGCCGCCGGAACGTCCGGTGA